A stretch of Tripterygium wilfordii isolate XIE 37 chromosome 11, ASM1340144v1, whole genome shotgun sequence DNA encodes these proteins:
- the LOC120009597 gene encoding protein CYCLOPS-like isoform X3, producing MEREGRVISDLYRNSSEELFLKSLMESSIGLPVPTMEMLGFKNLNQNFRTDSEELFKSWLMNGENHGHNSSSIAYCTRQATRRLSTELANFSNQQHVDALQKKRSKDILLEQSNSLAQENSSERGQQSIWNAVESGMQARNLHFAKAWFHSSQPMTRSRSSELRRKYAAMQTTQMTFDMEALHDSSGVGTNKLKQAFARPNGDLTVCDNANQLDTFMSPSNSSSYNASDQMGNIDKVSSVVSMLKGTLERKKLFTQAEKETVENCSDGLYQGIVAKSVFDEGQENYNHQIMGNFQEIPSGEVQDPGFLQTVQGSIDLDMQCFVNPMNPVQFSAVSREPSQSESSAAAPVVSSGFDACDGPSNSSQTPTFCESLKKQVVKTRSLENDSRAKDFRVQIIDNLKDDKKGTRETPQKSVG from the exons ATGGAAAGAGAGGGGAGAGTGATTTCAGACTTATATAGGAATTCTAGTGAGGAGTTGTTTTTGAAATCCTTGATGGAAAGCTCAATTGGATTGCCAGTACCGACCATGGAGATGTTGGGTTTCAAGAATCTTAATCAAAACTTTCGTACAGATAGTGAGGAGCTCTTTAAAAGCTGGCTTATGAATGGAGAG AATCATGGTCATAATTCATCAAGCATAGCTTACTGTACTCGACAAGCCACAAGAAG GTTATCCACTGAACTAGCCAATTTTTCTAATCAGCAACATGTGGATGCccttcaaaagaaaagaagcaaagatATCTTGCTTGAGCAGAGTAATTCATTGGCTCAGGAGAACTCCAGTGAACGCGGCCAACAATCAATCTG GAATGCTGTTGAAAGTGGGATGCAGGCTCGTAATTTACATTTCGCCAag GCCTGGTTTCACAGTTCTCAACCTATGACACGAAGTCGATCTTCTGAGTTGCG GAGGAAATATGCTGCCATGCAAACCACTCAAATGACTTTTGATATGGAAGCCTTGCATGATTCTTCTGGGGTTGGCACCAATAAATTGAAACAAGCGTTTGCTAGACCAAATGGTGACCTTACAGTATGTGACAATGCTAACCAGTTGGATACATTCATGTCTCCCTCAAATTCATCTTCCTACAATGCTTCTGATCAAATGGGTAATATTGATAAAGTATCCTCTGTTGTGAGCATGCTGAAGGGCACactggaacgcaaaaagctatTTACCCAAGCTGAGAAAGAAACTGTTGAAAATTGCTCTGATGGGCTTTATCAAGGAATTGTTGCCAAATCTGTTTTTGACGAAGGACAGGAAAATTACAATCATCAAATTATGGGAAATTTTCAAGAGATACCTTCTGGTGAAGTACAGGATCCTGGATTCTTGCAGACGGTTCAAGGATCTATAGATCTTGacatgcaatgttttgtaaatCCAATGAACCCAGTTCAGTTTAGTGCAGTTTCTCGAGAACCTTCTCAGAGTGAATCTTCTGCTGCTGCACCAGTAGTTTCATCTGGTTTTGATGCTTGTGATGGTCCCAGCAACTCAAGTCAAACTCCAACCTTCTGCGAGAGCTTGAAAAAACAAGTTGTAAAGACTAGGAGTTTAGAAAATGACTCTAGAGCCAAAG ATTTCAGGGTACAGATAATTGACAATTTGAAAGACGACAAAAAG GGGACAAGGGAGACTCCACAAAAAAGCGTAGGGTAG
- the LOC120009634 gene encoding replication protein A 70 kDa DNA-binding subunit E-like yields MASTKLTEGAVGALGGGATAEDFKPMMQVTDLKQVQTKQQQATERFRVLLSDGSQLQQGMLATHLNNLVHSQKLQRGSIVTLNDYSCSVIQGRLIVIIMNLDVVVESSELIGQPVATPRTSGPVQSTDRAGTVIGNPQPLGGSSLPGGLVDKANVVGASLEQPVTNQLNSSSFSNTSASGRNIATNVLPSYPKVDVTTNVPPSYPKVEVGGSFSGSSSLSGSYSDQNMSFRNPRPEISRPPLGSYSHPSYPGYQAPSMYSNRGPIVKNEAPRIIPIAALNPYQSKWTIKARVTTKGELRHYNNTRGDGKVFSFDLLDSDGGEIRVTCFNAVADQFYHQIEAGKVYLLSKGILKPAQKNFNHLRNDLEISLDSTSVIQPCFEDDKSIPQQQFHFCTISGIEKMENNSIVDVIGVVSFITPTASIMRKNGTETSKRTLRIMDMSGRSVDLTLWGNFCNAEGSRLQDLCDSGAFPILAVKSGRISDFNGKAVGTIFTSQLLIEPDFPEARKLKEWFDKEGRNTQCLSISREISSLGRTDVRKTICQIKDENLGTSEKPDWITITATVIFIKCDNFCYTACPIKNGDRVCSKKVTNNGDGKWWCDRCEQSVDECDYRYILQLQIQDHTGITWVTAFQECGEELLGTSAKDLYHLKFENQDDENFSKIIRRVMFTKYIFKLKVKEETFSDESRVKSTVVRAEKMNYSSESRFLLESMTKLNAGDSGAFSVKAESKGLDPGMSDPGTGTALNRQTGPQAPSHTRNSYIAGREFGSPAKQVSQYGNQYSSSLPTTGSSAYCHSCGGTGHFSTNCPSIMSEPEQPIGAGYVNRVSPGAGVGGASGECFKCHKSGHWARDCPGLSNISPSEPEQPIGAGYVNRVSPGAGVGGASGECFKCHKTGHWARDCPGLSNIPPAYGSSGISPGKYGGFPKQHVGGF; encoded by the exons ATGGCGTCGACCAAGCTGACTGAGGGAGCGGTGGGGGCTCTCGGTGGAGGAGCGACGGCCGAGGATTTCAAGCCGATGATGCAGGTGACGGACCTGAAACAGGTGCAGACGAAGCAGCAACAAGCAACCGAGAGGTTTCGGGTGTTATTATCGGATGGTTCACAGCTGCAGCAGGGCATGCTTGCCACTCACTTGAACAACTTGGTCCATTCTCAGAAGTTGCAGCGAGGGTCCATTGTCACCTTGAATGATTACTCATGCAGCGTCATCCAAGGCCGACT GATtgtcattatcatgaatttggaTGTGGTAGTTGAATCCTCAGAGCTCATTGGACAACCTGTTGCAACACCAAGAACCTCTGGGCCTGTGCAGTCCACTGATAGAGCCGGCACAGTCATTGGCAATCCCCAACCTTTAGGTGGCAGTTCACTTCCTGGTGGCCTTGTAGATAAAGCAAATGTTGTTGGTGCATCTCTGGAACAACCTGTGACAAATCAGTTGAATAGCAGTTCATTTTCCAATACTTCTGCCTCTGGCCGCAATATTGCAACAAATGTGCTTCCTAGTTACCCCAAAGTTGATGTTACGACAAATGTGCCTCCTAGTTACCCCAAAGTCGAAGTTGGTGGCAGCTTTTCTGGATCATCATCATTAAGTGGGTCATATAGTGATCAAAACATGAGTTTCCGAAATCCTAGACCTGAAATTTCACGGCCACCTTTGGGCAGTTACAGCCACCCGTCTTATCCTGGATATCAGGCACCTTCAATGTATTCCAACAGAGGACCAATTGTTAAAAATGAAGCTCCTAGAATAATTCCAATTGCTGCATTGAATCCTTACCAGAGTAAGTGGACAATCAAGGCGAGGGTGACAACAAAGGGAGAATTAAGACACTATAACAATACCCGTGGTGATGGCAAAGTGTTCTCGTTTGATCTCCTTGATTCGGATGGGGGTGAAATTCGAGTGACCTGTTTCAATGCGGTTGCTGATCAATTCTACCATCAAATTGAAGCAGGTAAAGTTTATTTGCTCTCCAAGGGAATTTTAAAACCTGCTCAAAAGAATTTTAACCACCTTCGCAATGATCTAGAAATTTCTTTAGATAGCACATCAGTGATACAGCCTTGCTTTGAGGATGATAAGTCAATCCCCCAGCAACAGTTTCATTTCTGCACCATAAGTGGCATTGAAAAGATGGAGAACAACAGTATTGTTGATGTAATCGGCGTAGTATCATTTATTACTCCTACGGCTTCAATAATGAGAAAAAATGGTACTGAGACTTCGAAGAGAACACTCCGAATAATGGACATGTCTGGACGAAGTGTTGACTTAACGCTATGGGGTAACTTTTGCAATGCAGAAGGCTCAAGACTGCAAGATTTGTGTGATTCTGGGGCATTTCCAATTTTAGCTGTGAAATCTGGTAGAATCAGTGATTTCAATGGCAAAGCTGTTGGGACCATTTTTACGAGTCAGCTATTAATAGAGCCAGATTTTCCAGAAGCGCGCAAGCTGAAGGAATGGTTTGACAAGGAAGGGAGGAACACCCAGTGTCTCTCCATTTCCAGGGAAATCTCAAGTTTAGGTAGGACAGATGTGCGCAAAACCATATGCCAAATAAAAGATGAGAATCTGGGGACTTCAGAAAAGCCTGATTGGATCACAATCACTGCAACTGTCATATTTATCAAGTGTGACAATTTCTGCTATACAGCTTGTCCAATAAAGAATGGTGATCGCGTCTGCAGCAAAAAGGTTACAAATAATGGTGATGGGAAATGGTGGTGTGATAGGTGTGAACAGTCTGTTGATGAATGCGATTACCGGTACATACTGCAGCTCCAGATACAAGATCATACCGGCATAACATGGGTAACTGCATTTCAGGAGTGTGGGGAGGAACTCTTAGGTACGTCTGCTAAAGATTTGTATCATCTGAAGTTTGAAAACCAAGATGATGAGAATTTCTCTAAAATTATTCGTAGAGTTATGTTTACCAAGTATATCTTCAAGCTGAAAGTAAAGGAGGAAACATTCAGTGATGAAAGCAGAGTAAAGTCAACGGTGGTCAGAGCTGAAAAGATGAATTATTCATCCGAGTCCAGGTTTCTTTTGGAATCAATGACTAAGCTTAACGCTGGTGATTCTGGAGCATTTTCTGTGAAGGCAGAAAGTAAAGGTTTAGACCCTGGCATGAGTGATCCAGGGACTGGGACTGCTCTTAATAGACAAACGGGGCCCCAAGCACCAAGTCATACAAGGAACAGCTACATTGCTGGTAGAGAGTTTGGGTCACCGGCTAAGCAAGTTAGTCAGTATGGAAACCAGTATTCTAGTTCACTTCCTACAACTGGTAGTTCTGCATACTGTCACAGCTGTGGCGGTACTGGTCATTTCTCAACAAATTGCCCAAGTATCATGTCTGAGCCAGAACAGCCTATTGGAGCTGGCTACGTCAATAGAGTATCTCCTGGGGCAGGGGTTGGTGGTGCTTCTGGTGAATGTTTCAAATGCCATAAAAGTGGCCACTGGGCAAGAGATTGTCCAGGATTGAGCAACATTTCTCCTTCTGAGCCAGAACAGCCTATTGGAGCTGGCTATGTCAATAGAGTATCTCCTGGGGCAGGGGTTGGTGGTGCTTCTGGTGAATGTTTCAAATGCCATAAAACTGGCCACTGGGCAAGAGATTGTCCAGGACTGAGCAACATTCCTCCTGCTTATGGAAGCAGTGGAATTTCACCTGGGAAATACGGGGGGTTTCCAAAGCAACATGTTGGTGGCTTTTAA
- the LOC120009597 gene encoding protein CYCLOPS-like isoform X2: MEREGRVISDLYRNSSEELFLKSLMESSIGLPVPTMEMLGFKNLNQNFRTDSEELFKSWLMNGENHGHNSSSIAYCTRQATRRLSTELANFSNQQHVDALQKKRSKDILLEQSNSLAQENSSERGQQSIWNAVESGMQARNLHFAKAWFHSSQPMTRSRSSELRRKYAAMQTTQMTFDMEALHDSSGVGTNKLKQAFARPNGDLTVCDNANQLDTFMSPSNSSSYNASDQMGNIDKVSSVVSMLKGTLERKKLFTQAEKETVENCSDGLYQGIVAKSVFDEGQENYNHQIMGNFQEIPSGEVQDPGFLQTVQGSIDLDMQCFVNPMNPVQFSAVSREPSQSESSAAAPVVSSGFDACDGPSNSSQTPTFCESLKKQVVKTRSLENDSRAKDFRVQIIDNLKDDKKRAGLVRHGSVTSAGTGDKGDSTKKRRVERSRKMAEARNLTPAVPSDMQAILKRCENLEKEVRSLKLNLSFMNSHFSSTVILLH; this comes from the exons ATGGAAAGAGAGGGGAGAGTGATTTCAGACTTATATAGGAATTCTAGTGAGGAGTTGTTTTTGAAATCCTTGATGGAAAGCTCAATTGGATTGCCAGTACCGACCATGGAGATGTTGGGTTTCAAGAATCTTAATCAAAACTTTCGTACAGATAGTGAGGAGCTCTTTAAAAGCTGGCTTATGAATGGAGAG AATCATGGTCATAATTCATCAAGCATAGCTTACTGTACTCGACAAGCCACAAGAAG GTTATCCACTGAACTAGCCAATTTTTCTAATCAGCAACATGTGGATGCccttcaaaagaaaagaagcaaagatATCTTGCTTGAGCAGAGTAATTCATTGGCTCAGGAGAACTCCAGTGAACGCGGCCAACAATCAATCTG GAATGCTGTTGAAAGTGGGATGCAGGCTCGTAATTTACATTTCGCCAag GCCTGGTTTCACAGTTCTCAACCTATGACACGAAGTCGATCTTCTGAGTTGCG GAGGAAATATGCTGCCATGCAAACCACTCAAATGACTTTTGATATGGAAGCCTTGCATGATTCTTCTGGGGTTGGCACCAATAAATTGAAACAAGCGTTTGCTAGACCAAATGGTGACCTTACAGTATGTGACAATGCTAACCAGTTGGATACATTCATGTCTCCCTCAAATTCATCTTCCTACAATGCTTCTGATCAAATGGGTAATATTGATAAAGTATCCTCTGTTGTGAGCATGCTGAAGGGCACactggaacgcaaaaagctatTTACCCAAGCTGAGAAAGAAACTGTTGAAAATTGCTCTGATGGGCTTTATCAAGGAATTGTTGCCAAATCTGTTTTTGACGAAGGACAGGAAAATTACAATCATCAAATTATGGGAAATTTTCAAGAGATACCTTCTGGTGAAGTACAGGATCCTGGATTCTTGCAGACGGTTCAAGGATCTATAGATCTTGacatgcaatgttttgtaaatCCAATGAACCCAGTTCAGTTTAGTGCAGTTTCTCGAGAACCTTCTCAGAGTGAATCTTCTGCTGCTGCACCAGTAGTTTCATCTGGTTTTGATGCTTGTGATGGTCCCAGCAACTCAAGTCAAACTCCAACCTTCTGCGAGAGCTTGAAAAAACAAGTTGTAAAGACTAGGAGTTTAGAAAATGACTCTAGAGCCAAAG ATTTCAGGGTACAGATAATTGACAATTTGAAAGACGACAAAAAG AGGGCAGGTCTAGTCAGACATGGATCTGTAACCTCAGCTGGTACAG GGGACAAGGGAGACTCCACAAAAAAGCGTAGGGTAGAGCGATCCCGAAA AATGGCCGAGGCAAGGAATTTGACACCGGCAGTTCCATCTGATATGCAAGCAATTTTAAAGCGTTGTGAAAATCTTGAGAAGGAAGTGCGGTCACTAAAGCTTAACCTATCTTTCATGAATAG TCATTTTAGCAGCACTGTCATACTTCTGCACTGA
- the LOC120009597 gene encoding protein CYCLOPS-like isoform X1 gives MEREGRVISDLYRNSSEELFLKSLMESSIGLPVPTMEMLGFKNLNQNFRTDSEELFKSWLMNGENHGHNSSSIAYCTRQATRRLSTELANFSNQQHVDALQKKRSKDILLEQSNSLAQENSSERGQQSIWNAVESGMQARNLHFAKAWFHSSQPMTRSRSSELRRKYAAMQTTQMTFDMEALHDSSGVGTNKLKQAFARPNGDLTVCDNANQLDTFMSPSNSSSYNASDQMGNIDKVSSVVSMLKGTLERKKLFTQAEKETVENCSDGLYQGIVAKSVFDEGQENYNHQIMGNFQEIPSGEVQDPGFLQTVQGSIDLDMQCFVNPMNPVQFSAVSREPSQSESSAAAPVVSSGFDACDGPSNSSQTPTFCESLKKQVVKTRSLENDSRAKDFRVQIIDNLKDDKKRAGLVRHGSVTSAGTGDKGDSTKKRRVERSRKMAEARNLTPAVPSDMQAILKRCENLEKEVRSLKLNLSFMNRKDSEQTKQIEELQKQNEELGDEKERLLEEIERIISQTGNM, from the exons ATGGAAAGAGAGGGGAGAGTGATTTCAGACTTATATAGGAATTCTAGTGAGGAGTTGTTTTTGAAATCCTTGATGGAAAGCTCAATTGGATTGCCAGTACCGACCATGGAGATGTTGGGTTTCAAGAATCTTAATCAAAACTTTCGTACAGATAGTGAGGAGCTCTTTAAAAGCTGGCTTATGAATGGAGAG AATCATGGTCATAATTCATCAAGCATAGCTTACTGTACTCGACAAGCCACAAGAAG GTTATCCACTGAACTAGCCAATTTTTCTAATCAGCAACATGTGGATGCccttcaaaagaaaagaagcaaagatATCTTGCTTGAGCAGAGTAATTCATTGGCTCAGGAGAACTCCAGTGAACGCGGCCAACAATCAATCTG GAATGCTGTTGAAAGTGGGATGCAGGCTCGTAATTTACATTTCGCCAag GCCTGGTTTCACAGTTCTCAACCTATGACACGAAGTCGATCTTCTGAGTTGCG GAGGAAATATGCTGCCATGCAAACCACTCAAATGACTTTTGATATGGAAGCCTTGCATGATTCTTCTGGGGTTGGCACCAATAAATTGAAACAAGCGTTTGCTAGACCAAATGGTGACCTTACAGTATGTGACAATGCTAACCAGTTGGATACATTCATGTCTCCCTCAAATTCATCTTCCTACAATGCTTCTGATCAAATGGGTAATATTGATAAAGTATCCTCTGTTGTGAGCATGCTGAAGGGCACactggaacgcaaaaagctatTTACCCAAGCTGAGAAAGAAACTGTTGAAAATTGCTCTGATGGGCTTTATCAAGGAATTGTTGCCAAATCTGTTTTTGACGAAGGACAGGAAAATTACAATCATCAAATTATGGGAAATTTTCAAGAGATACCTTCTGGTGAAGTACAGGATCCTGGATTCTTGCAGACGGTTCAAGGATCTATAGATCTTGacatgcaatgttttgtaaatCCAATGAACCCAGTTCAGTTTAGTGCAGTTTCTCGAGAACCTTCTCAGAGTGAATCTTCTGCTGCTGCACCAGTAGTTTCATCTGGTTTTGATGCTTGTGATGGTCCCAGCAACTCAAGTCAAACTCCAACCTTCTGCGAGAGCTTGAAAAAACAAGTTGTAAAGACTAGGAGTTTAGAAAATGACTCTAGAGCCAAAG ATTTCAGGGTACAGATAATTGACAATTTGAAAGACGACAAAAAG AGGGCAGGTCTAGTCAGACATGGATCTGTAACCTCAGCTGGTACAG GGGACAAGGGAGACTCCACAAAAAAGCGTAGGGTAGAGCGATCCCGAAA AATGGCCGAGGCAAGGAATTTGACACCGGCAGTTCCATCTGATATGCAAGCAATTTTAAAGCGTTGTGAAAATCTTGAGAAGGAAGTGCGGTCACTAAAGCTTAACCTATCTTTCATGAATAG GAAGGACTCCGAACAGACTAAGCAGATAGAAGAGCTTCAAAAGCAAAATGAGGAGTTGGGAGATGAAAAGGAACGCCTCCTGGAAGAGATAGAGAGAATCATCTCACAAACAGGCAACATGTAA